A single region of the Elizabethkingia sp. JS20170427COW genome encodes:
- a CDS encoding adenine nucleotide alpha hydrolase codes for MEEKKKVVFNWSGGKDSALALRNILLDQQYEVVSLLTTINKETSTSSIHAIPLELLLKQAESIELPLYTIALSKEDKTYEQGMLEAITYFKAQGVTHFAFGDIFLEEVRKYREDKLVPLGIEVVEPLWGKTSEEILGDFILSGIKTKIIVTQADKLDQHFIGCEIDENFRSSLPDGIDACGENGEYHTFSYDGFPFKRKIEVEIIDVKKITYGFKLDTGEIKTYEYWQAQLSE; via the coding sequence ATGGAAGAAAAGAAAAAAGTAGTTTTTAATTGGAGTGGGGGAAAGGATTCGGCTTTGGCATTACGAAATATTTTATTGGACCAGCAATATGAGGTAGTTTCTTTGCTAACAACTATTAATAAGGAAACATCTACTTCCTCAATACATGCAATTCCTTTAGAGTTATTGCTGAAACAAGCGGAAAGTATAGAGCTGCCATTGTACACAATAGCTTTGTCTAAGGAAGATAAGACTTATGAGCAAGGTATGTTGGAGGCTATCACCTATTTTAAGGCACAAGGAGTTACTCATTTTGCCTTTGGAGATATTTTTTTGGAGGAAGTGAGAAAATATAGAGAAGATAAGCTGGTCCCTCTGGGAATAGAAGTTGTTGAACCTCTCTGGGGAAAAACATCTGAAGAAATATTAGGAGACTTTATCCTATCGGGGATAAAAACCAAGATTATTGTTACCCAAGCGGATAAGTTGGACCAGCATTTTATAGGTTGTGAAATTGATGAAAATTTTAGATCTTCCTTGCCAGACGGAATTGATGCTTGCGGAGAAAATGGAGAGTATCATACTTTTTCCTATGATGGCTTTCCTTTTAAAAGAAAAATAGAAGTTGAAATCATCGATGTAAAGAAGATTACTTACGGTTTTAAACTAGATACAGGCGAAATTAAGACTTACGAATATTGGCAAGCACAATTATCGGAGTAA
- a CDS encoding alcohol dehydrogenase catalytic domain-containing protein — MKFIEISQPGGPEVLKINSQGPPILHDNEVLISVKAAGVNRPDVLQRQGKYPMPKGVTPIPGLEIAGTIVAIGKDVTSFSIGEKVCALTNGGGYAELCTVPFTQVLPIPSNLNFIEAAAIPETFFTVW, encoded by the coding sequence ATGAAATTTATCGAAATATCTCAACCTGGAGGCCCCGAAGTGTTAAAAATAAACTCGCAAGGTCCTCCAATTCTCCATGATAATGAAGTTTTAATCTCCGTAAAAGCTGCTGGAGTTAATCGCCCAGACGTCCTCCAAAGACAAGGGAAATACCCTATGCCCAAAGGTGTTACCCCTATCCCTGGACTAGAAATTGCAGGTACCATTGTCGCTATCGGGAAAGATGTTACCTCTTTCTCTATAGGAGAAAAAGTATGTGCTTTGACTAATGGTGGCGGTTATGCTGAGCTTTGTACTGTACCTTTTACCCAAGTATTGCCTATACCTTCTAATTTAAATTTTATTGAAGCAGCTGCCATTCCAGAAACTTTTTTCACCGTATGGTAA
- a CDS encoding zinc-binding dehydrogenase, translating into MGKASPNDVVLIHGGASGIGTTALSLCKAFGIKAISTVGKDDKINFLKTYGDIINYKASDFEEEVLSLTNGKGVDLILDIVRAPYFNKNLNLLKKGWKISRYWIYGWTGC; encoded by the coding sequence ATGGGGAAAGCTTCTCCAAACGATGTGGTCCTTATCCATGGTGGGGCGAGTGGAATAGGTACAACAGCTCTTTCTCTTTGTAAAGCATTCGGCATAAAAGCTATAAGTACGGTAGGGAAAGATGATAAAATTAATTTTCTTAAAACCTATGGTGATATCATTAATTATAAGGCTTCTGATTTTGAAGAAGAAGTACTTTCCCTTACTAACGGAAAGGGAGTTGATCTTATCCTAGATATTGTTAGAGCTCCATATTTTAACAAAAACCTTAACCTTCTTAAAAAAGGATGGAAGATTAGTCGTTATTGGATATATGGGTGGACAGGTTGTTGA
- a CDS encoding zinc-binding dehydrogenase yields MGGQVVEHLDLQKLMLKRATITGSTMRGRSLEEKHKIAKSLIAHVWPLIEAGHCKPLIDKVFPFEQVVEAHKALDQGDHIGKIVLSLE; encoded by the coding sequence ATGGGTGGACAGGTTGTTGAACATCTCGACTTACAAAAACTCATGCTAAAGAGGGCAACCATTACGGGCTCTACTATGAGAGGAAGAAGTCTCGAAGAAAAGCACAAAATAGCCAAAAGCTTAATTGCCCACGTGTGGCCTTTAATTGAGGCTGGCCATTGCAAACCTTTAATCGATAAGGTATTTCCTTTTGAGCAAGTAGTTGAAGCTCACAAGGCTCTTGATCAAGGAGATCATATCGGAAAAATCGTCTTATCTTTAGAATAA
- a CDS encoding DUF4348 domain-containing protein, with amino-acid sequence MMRKIPFFILMISLLSYNFGKGQRSINSEDSGVNMATQNSVSFFDFFQQFMWDQAFQESRIIYPIQVNNKEVKTPKEWKYMPFYTQQSSMPVLASDTIHALDRGVDLAKTEMYIVDFNTQNVECFDFENIKNNWYLKKVSKVRVQQLPDFEFVDFIMKFSKDPAFQMQNISFPLLESFADPEIDYERSDKTIKHGEWKYTKLTEEINPLMILSNLQTKNKYRNILIRGVESGIWVRYIFEKINGGWKLIKLEDFTV; translated from the coding sequence ATGATGAGAAAAATACCTTTTTTTATATTGATGATTTCACTTTTGTCTTATAATTTTGGGAAAGGTCAAAGAAGTATCAATTCAGAAGATTCGGGAGTCAATATGGCTACCCAAAATAGTGTTTCATTTTTTGATTTCTTCCAACAGTTTATGTGGGATCAAGCGTTTCAAGAGTCGAGAATTATTTATCCAATTCAGGTAAATAACAAAGAGGTGAAAACTCCTAAAGAGTGGAAGTATATGCCTTTTTATACGCAGCAGTCTAGCATGCCAGTATTAGCATCGGATACAATACACGCACTTGATAGGGGAGTAGATCTTGCCAAAACCGAGATGTATATTGTAGATTTTAATACCCAAAATGTTGAATGTTTTGATTTTGAGAATATTAAAAATAATTGGTATCTAAAAAAAGTAAGCAAAGTAAGAGTTCAGCAGTTGCCAGATTTTGAGTTTGTTGATTTTATAATGAAATTCTCAAAAGACCCTGCTTTTCAGATGCAAAATATTTCTTTTCCTTTGCTCGAATCCTTTGCAGATCCAGAAATAGATTATGAAAGATCAGACAAAACGATTAAACATGGGGAATGGAAATACACGAAATTAACAGAAGAAATTAATCCTTTAATGATTTTATCGAATCTGCAAACCAAGAATAAATATCGAAATATTCTGATAAGAGGAGTTGAAAGCGGAATATGGGTAAGATATATATTCGAAAAAATAAATGGGGGTTGGAAGTTGATTAAGCTAGAGGATTTCACAGTATAG
- a CDS encoding IS4 family transposase, whose product MQRFMADFDLPMMLISKFIFNILPCKNDLILVLDRTNWKFGNSNINILMLGICYKNIAIPIIFKILDKRGSSDTLERIGLVKQFIYWFGKDCIDCLLSDREFIGENWLGFLNDNRIRYHIRSRNNFKVFCFDKNEEKPVFWLFNRLKIGEFYHHPKIVKINGVLCYVSGTKSLRRDGKLDFLILISFSKPEQSLEYYKKRGQVESLFKAFKSSGFNIENTHVTDQKRLKKLFLIVMIALVWCYKIGDFIDENIKPIKIKKHQRRVFSVFKYGLNSLNNILISNFNKMNINILQFMSCT is encoded by the coding sequence ATACAGCGTTTTATGGCAGATTTTGATTTGCCAATGATGCTGATTTCTAAATTTATATTCAATATTTTACCGTGTAAAAACGATTTGATTTTAGTGCTAGATCGTACCAATTGGAAGTTTGGAAATTCGAATATCAATATTCTAATGCTCGGAATTTGTTATAAAAATATTGCCATCCCTATTATATTTAAAATTCTGGATAAACGGGGGAGTTCTGATACTTTGGAACGCATCGGATTAGTGAAACAGTTTATCTATTGGTTCGGCAAAGATTGCATTGATTGTCTGTTGTCTGATAGAGAGTTTATCGGAGAAAATTGGCTTGGTTTTTTGAATGACAATAGAATTAGGTATCACATTCGTTCCCGGAATAATTTCAAAGTTTTTTGCTTTGATAAAAACGAGGAAAAACCAGTGTTTTGGCTGTTTAACAGGTTAAAAATTGGAGAATTTTATCATCATCCAAAAATCGTAAAAATAAATGGAGTTCTATGTTATGTTTCAGGAACCAAAAGTTTGAGAAGAGATGGAAAACTCGATTTTTTGATATTGATTTCTTTCAGCAAACCGGAGCAATCGCTGGAATATTACAAGAAAAGAGGGCAGGTTGAGAGTCTTTTCAAAGCCTTTAAAAGCAGTGGCTTTAATATTGAAAACACACATGTTACAGACCAAAAAAGATTGAAAAAACTATTTTTGATCGTAATGATAGCCTTGGTTTGGTGTTATAAAATTGGAGATTTTATAGATGAAAACATTAAACCCATCAAAATCAAAAAACACCAAAGAAGAGTCTTTAGTGTTTTTAAATATGGTTTAAACAGCTTGAATAATATTCTGATTTCTAATTTCAATAAAATGAATATCAATATATTACAATTTATGTCATGTACTTAG
- a CDS encoding carboxypeptidase-like regulatory domain-containing protein — MKRLIFILVATMLSVQLNAQTLGTVSGTVKDKNTQEELIGVAIQFFGTDTLGVVTGENGSFSIKIPVGKYNLKASFIGYEVFEQYNLNLSSGNALLLQIELDPKSQALEEVVINAGKSVRATDMVTPLATQKLTAEF; from the coding sequence ATGAAAAGGTTGATTTTTATTCTTGTTGCAACAATGTTATCTGTGCAACTGAATGCTCAAACACTAGGGACGGTTTCAGGTACTGTAAAGGACAAGAATACACAAGAAGAATTAATTGGTGTAGCAATACAATTTTTTGGCACAGATACTTTAGGTGTTGTAACTGGTGAAAATGGTTCTTTTTCTATCAAAATACCAGTAGGAAAATATAATTTAAAAGCTTCTTTCATTGGATATGAAGTATTTGAACAATACAATCTAAATCTAAGTTCAGGAAATGCTCTTTTACTTCAAATAGAATTAGACCCCAAAAGTCAAGCATTAGAAGAAGTTGTTATTAATGCAGGGAAATCTGTTAGAGCTACTGATATGGTAACTCCGCTGGCAACACAAAAATTAACTGCCGAATTTTAG
- a CDS encoding MarR family winged helix-turn-helix transcriptional regulator, translating into MDYKLIKEVIDLIQEYEAGCKANKVKEVSIAGFKKWIANTYQEEGNLDEPDWEGKENGRSSESVINTLIVHMNRYAKSYSKSAIFGSDFSSQEDFIFLINLKAFGAMSKMELIKKNVQEKPAGMQIINRLIAQKWVAQKDSKTDKRSKVISITDKGLKALDAQMDKIRQATSIVTGDLTYNEKMELIRLLNKLNDFHQPIYDKNIEPENLLKEALKKD; encoded by the coding sequence ATGGATTATAAATTGATAAAGGAAGTCATAGACTTGATACAAGAATACGAGGCGGGATGTAAGGCAAATAAGGTGAAAGAGGTTTCTATAGCTGGCTTTAAAAAATGGATTGCCAATACTTATCAGGAGGAGGGTAATTTGGATGAACCTGATTGGGAAGGAAAAGAAAACGGGCGTAGCTCTGAAAGTGTCATCAATACGCTGATTGTACACATGAACCGCTATGCCAAAAGCTATTCAAAGTCGGCGATTTTTGGTTCTGATTTTTCATCGCAAGAAGATTTTATATTTCTGATAAATCTAAAGGCTTTTGGAGCAATGAGCAAGATGGAATTAATCAAAAAGAACGTGCAGGAGAAACCCGCAGGTATGCAAATTATTAATCGTTTGATTGCTCAAAAGTGGGTAGCACAAAAAGATTCCAAAACCGACAAAAGAAGTAAAGTAATTTCTATTACAGACAAAGGGTTGAAAGCTTTAGACGCTCAAATGGATAAAATCAGACAAGCTACTTCTATTGTTACGGGCGATTTAACTTACAATGAAAAAATGGAATTAATAAGGCTTCTTAATAAATTGAATGATTTTCATCAGCCTATTTATGACAAAAATATTGAACCAGAAAATTTATTGAAAGAAGCATTAAAAAAAGATTAG
- a CDS encoding NAD(P)/FAD-dependent oxidoreductase: MRIAIIGSGFSGLSAAAYAAKNGNEVHVFEKHNQTGGRARQFCTREGYVFDMGPSWYWMPDIIERFFADFGYKQTDFFELVSLNPQFEMIFSDLKMDVPESLDELKNLFEKIESGASKQLEKFMQSAKFKYEVGMQEFVNKPCHSWAEFIAPKIAKSALKLDLLTNFRSYVARYFKNEKLRTLMEFPVIFLGASPKNIPALYSLMNYGGYALGTHYPMGGFYQLVLAMKSVAEKQGAKFHFNKTVEHINTQNGEVKSLTINGENIEFDAVIASSDYHHTESLLDSEFRNYDEQYWKKRTFAPSSLIFYLGINETIPNLKHHTLFFENDLDDHIDCIYGHKRWPEKPLFYACCPSKTDDNVAPKGKENLFLLMPVAIGINDDESIREKYLRDMLLRIEKHTGISDLKSKIEYQRSYCVRDFVSDYNAYGGNAYGLANTLNQTAVLKPKLRNKKLKNLYYTGQLTVPGPGVPPSIISGKIVANEVNQLNK, translated from the coding sequence ATGAGAATAGCCATTATAGGTTCAGGATTTTCAGGGCTTTCTGCTGCTGCTTATGCTGCAAAAAATGGAAATGAAGTACACGTTTTCGAAAAGCACAACCAAACAGGTGGAAGAGCAAGGCAATTTTGCACTCGCGAAGGCTATGTCTTTGATATGGGACCGAGTTGGTATTGGATGCCTGATATTATTGAAAGATTTTTTGCGGATTTCGGGTACAAACAAACGGATTTTTTTGAATTAGTTTCTTTAAACCCACAGTTTGAAATGATTTTTTCGGATTTAAAAATGGATGTTCCTGAAAGTTTGGATGAATTGAAAAATCTTTTTGAAAAAATAGAATCTGGTGCAAGCAAGCAATTGGAGAAATTTATGCAATCGGCAAAATTCAAATACGAAGTTGGTATGCAAGAATTTGTAAACAAACCTTGTCATAGTTGGGCTGAGTTTATTGCTCCGAAAATTGCTAAGAGTGCTTTGAAGCTGGATTTACTGACAAATTTTAGAAGTTATGTTGCCCGATATTTTAAAAATGAAAAACTGAGAACTTTGATGGAGTTTCCTGTTATATTTTTAGGAGCATCTCCAAAAAATATTCCTGCATTGTATAGTCTGATGAACTACGGAGGTTACGCTCTGGGTACACATTATCCAATGGGCGGTTTTTACCAGTTGGTTTTAGCAATGAAAAGTGTGGCTGAAAAACAAGGGGCTAAATTTCATTTTAATAAAACTGTTGAACATATCAATACTCAAAATGGGGAAGTAAAATCTCTTACAATTAATGGAGAGAATATTGAATTTGATGCAGTTATTGCCTCTTCGGATTATCACCACACTGAATCACTTTTGGATAGCGAGTTCAGAAATTATGATGAGCAATATTGGAAGAAAAGAACTTTTGCTCCATCAAGTTTGATTTTTTATTTGGGTATTAATGAAACGATTCCTAATTTAAAACATCATACGCTTTTCTTTGAAAACGATTTAGATGACCATATTGATTGTATTTACGGTCATAAAAGATGGCCTGAAAAACCTTTGTTTTATGCGTGCTGTCCTTCAAAGACAGATGATAACGTTGCTCCAAAAGGAAAAGAAAATTTGTTTTTACTTATGCCTGTAGCGATAGGAATTAATGATGATGAAAGTATCCGTGAAAAATATCTTAGAGATATGCTGTTAAGAATCGAAAAACACACCGGCATCAGTGATTTAAAATCTAAAATTGAATACCAAAGAAGTTATTGTGTGCGTGATTTTGTTTCTGATTACAATGCTTACGGAGGGAATGCTTATGGTTTGGCTAATACGCTAAATCAAACAGCGGTATTAAAACCAAAACTCAGGAACAAAAAATTAAAAAACTTATACTACACTGGACAATTAACCGTACCGGGACCTGGGGTTCCGCCATCAATAATATCTGGAAAAATAGTAGCAAATGAAGTTAACCAATTAAATAAATAA
- a CDS encoding phytoene/squalene synthase family protein, translating into MKKLFEELSYDVSKKTTKKYSTSFSLGILALKPSIRPAIYAIYGYVRLADEIVDSFHGYDKEKLLNRFKLETDNALSEGISLNPILQSFQDTVVKYNIDRTLINQFLHSMEMDLQKIDYNSALYEEYIHGSAEVVGLMCLQVFTEGDKSKYEELKPYAMKLGSVFQKINFLRDLKDDYQILGRTYFPNVDMCLFDNCVKCQIEEDIEQEFKQALIGIKMLPNSSKFGVYLAYKYYLTLFKKIKNKSSKEIMNNRVRVANSEKAYVAFKSYLRYKTTFL; encoded by the coding sequence ATGAAAAAACTGTTTGAAGAATTGTCTTACGATGTGAGTAAAAAGACAACAAAAAAGTATAGCACCAGTTTTTCGTTGGGCATACTAGCGTTAAAGCCGTCAATTAGACCTGCTATTTATGCTATTTATGGTTATGTAAGATTAGCTGATGAAATTGTGGATAGCTTTCATGGTTATGATAAAGAAAAATTATTAAATAGATTTAAATTGGAAACCGACAATGCTTTGTCCGAAGGCATTTCATTGAATCCAATTTTACAATCTTTTCAAGATACCGTTGTAAAATACAATATAGACAGAACTTTAATAAATCAATTTCTACACAGTATGGAAATGGATTTGCAAAAAATAGATTATAATTCTGCATTGTATGAAGAATACATTCACGGTTCAGCGGAAGTGGTTGGTTTAATGTGTTTGCAAGTTTTTACCGAGGGAGATAAATCTAAATACGAAGAATTGAAGCCTTATGCAATGAAATTAGGTTCGGTTTTTCAAAAAATTAATTTTTTAAGAGATTTGAAAGATGATTATCAAATCCTTGGTCGTACTTATTTTCCGAATGTTGATATGTGTTTGTTCGATAATTGTGTGAAATGCCAAATTGAAGAGGATATAGAACAAGAATTTAAACAGGCATTAATCGGAATTAAAATGCTTCCTAATTCTTCTAAATTTGGCGTGTATTTGGCTTACAAATATTATTTGACTTTGTTTAAAAAAATCAAAAATAAATCTTCTAAAGAGATTATGAATAACCGTGTACGTGTTGCTAATTCTGAAAAAGCGTATGTTGCATTTAAGAGTTATCTCAGGTATAAAACAACTTTTTTGTAA
- a CDS encoding SRPBCC family protein produces the protein MKHQLYREQQLNCDIETAWEFFSSPYNLAQITPKEMGFVVHTDVGNQAIFEGMEIEYTVSPLLKIPLKWRTKITEVTFQKSFTDFQEKGPYKLWNHFHEFIPNKEGMLMKDTVDYELPFGFLGDITHALLVKKKLESIFDFRFKVLEQKFNK, from the coding sequence ATGAAACATCAGTTATATAGAGAACAACAACTTAATTGTGATATAGAAACCGCTTGGGAGTTTTTTTCATCGCCCTATAACCTTGCCCAAATTACTCCTAAAGAAATGGGATTTGTAGTGCATACTGATGTAGGAAACCAAGCGATTTTTGAGGGTATGGAAATTGAATATACCGTTTCTCCTTTACTTAAAATACCGTTGAAATGGAGAACGAAAATTACGGAAGTTACTTTTCAAAAAAGCTTTACCGATTTTCAAGAAAAAGGACCTTATAAACTCTGGAATCACTTTCACGAATTTATTCCAAATAAAGAGGGCATGTTAATGAAAGATACGGTAGATTATGAATTACCTTTCGGCTTTTTGGGAGATATCACTCACGCTTTATTGGTTAAAAAGAAGCTGGAATCAATTTTTGATTTTCGCTTTAAAGTATTGGAGCAAAAATTTAATAAATAA
- a CDS encoding sterol desaturase family protein has protein sequence MNILITILVFVLMEGATWLIHKYIMHGFLWVLHKDHHDHSNKGVLEKNDYFFVIFALPTIALMYFGSLKDFNYLFFIGLGIMLYGMAYFFVHDIFIHQRIKYFTHTKNPYFKALRRAHKQHHKHLGKEEGECFGFLYVPFKYFRMYFKSNKK, from the coding sequence ATGAATATATTAATAACCATACTCGTTTTTGTACTAATGGAAGGAGCTACTTGGCTCATTCATAAATACATAATGCATGGTTTTCTTTGGGTATTGCATAAAGACCATCACGACCATAGTAATAAAGGCGTTTTAGAAAAAAATGATTATTTCTTTGTCATCTTTGCCTTGCCAACGATTGCTTTGATGTACTTTGGCTCACTCAAAGATTTTAATTACTTGTTCTTTATTGGCTTGGGCATTATGCTATATGGAATGGCGTATTTTTTTGTGCACGATATCTTCATCCACCAAAGAATTAAATATTTTACCCACACTAAAAACCCTTATTTTAAAGCTTTAAGAAGAGCTCATAAACAACATCACAAGCACTTAGGAAAAGAAGAAGGCGAATGTTTTGGATTTTTGTATGTGCCTTTCAAATATTTCAGAATGTATTTTAAAAGCAATAAAAAATGA
- a CDS encoding lycopene cyclase domain-containing protein, which translates to MMSFTYILVLFFTVIICFIASFDKRLQFNKHFGAFLKASVLVAIPFIAWDVWFTAKGVWWFNIDYTMGLNIAGLPLEEWLFFIFIPFSCIFTYYSIDKFFKMEWLSGFNNLIVFVTVIICSVVALLYHDKIYTLVTAIATVATLIYLHFIAKADWISKASLVFTILMLGFFPVNGILTGTGLDTPIVNYNPDDFLGIRILTIPIEDSIYGYTQFLLVLYFFKHFKQSKK; encoded by the coding sequence ATGATGTCTTTCACCTACATACTCGTCTTATTTTTCACAGTTATCATTTGTTTTATTGCATCTTTTGACAAGCGATTACAGTTCAACAAGCATTTTGGAGCATTTCTAAAAGCATCTGTTCTAGTAGCTATTCCTTTCATAGCTTGGGATGTTTGGTTTACTGCAAAAGGTGTATGGTGGTTTAATATCGATTATACAATGGGATTAAATATAGCTGGCTTGCCTTTGGAAGAATGGTTGTTTTTTATCTTCATTCCTTTTTCGTGCATTTTTACTTATTACAGTATAGACAAGTTTTTTAAAATGGAATGGTTGAGTGGATTTAATAATTTAATCGTTTTTGTAACTGTTATTATCTGTTCGGTTGTTGCTTTGTTGTACCACGACAAAATTTATACTTTAGTAACCGCCATAGCAACAGTCGCTACCTTAATCTATCTTCATTTTATAGCAAAAGCAGATTGGATTAGCAAAGCATCTTTAGTCTTTACAATTTTAATGTTAGGGTTTTTTCCTGTAAATGGAATTCTTACTGGAACAGGTTTAGACACGCCTATTGTGAATTACAATCCTGATGATTTTTTAGGCATACGAATATTGACGATTCCTATAGAAGATTCGATTTATGGTTATACGCAA